The following coding sequences are from one Triticum dicoccoides isolate Atlit2015 ecotype Zavitan chromosome 4A, WEW_v2.0, whole genome shotgun sequence window:
- the LOC119287032 gene encoding plasma membrane ATPase 1-like isoform X1, translating to MAMASRQEGSLDAVLKEAVDLEHIPIDEVFENLRCSHEGLTSEQAQQRLQIFGPNKLEEKEESKFLKFLGFMWNPLSWVMEAAAIMAIALANGGGKPPDWQDFVGIITLLLINSTISFIEENNAGNAAAALMARLAPKAKVLRDGRWTEEEAAVLVPGDIISIKLGDIIPADARLLDGDPLKIDQSALTGESLPATKGLGDGVYSGSTVKQGEIEAVVIATGVHTFFGKAAHLVDSTNQVGHFQQVLTAIGNFCICSIAVGMFIEIIVMYPIQHRAYRPGIDNLLVLLIGGIPIAMPTVLSVTMAIGSHRLSQQGAITKRMTAIEEMAGMDVLCSDKTGTLTLNKLSVDKNLIEVFEKGVTQDQVILMAARASRIENQDAIDTAIVGMLGDPKEARAGIQEVHFLPFNPTDKRTALTYIDGDGKMCRVSKGAPEQILNLAHNKSEIAQKVHTVIDKFAERGLRSLGVAYQDVPDGRKESPGSPWHFVALLPLFDPPRHDSAETIQRALNLGVNVKMITGDQLAIGKETGRRLGMGTNMYPSSALLGQNKDESIADLPVDDLIEKADGFAGVFPGMCCNQLEENKIKEMKKGHNNNMVTFFLCSEHKYEIVKRLQARKHICGMTGDGVNDAPALKKADIGIAVADATDAARSASDIVLTEPGLSVIISAVLTSRAIFQRMKNYTIYAVSITIRIVLGFMLLALIWEFDFPPFMVLIIAILNDGTIMTISKDRVKPSPLPDSWKLAEIFTTGVVLGGYLAMMTVIFFWAAYKTNFFPRVFHVKSLEKTTQDDFKMLASAVYLQVSTISQALIFVTRSRSWSFVERPGFLLVFAFFVAQLIATLIAVYADWGFTSIKGIGWGWAGIVWLYNIVFYFPLDIIKFFIRYALSGKAWDLVIDQRIAFTRKKHFGKEERELKWAHAQRTLHGLQPPDAKLFPEKAAYNELSQMAEEAKRRAEIARLRELHTLKGHVESVVKLKGLDIGTIQQSYTV from the exons ATGGCCATGGCCAGCAGGCAGGAGGGGAGCCTCGACGCCGTGCTCAAGGAGGCCGTCGACCTG GAGCACATCCCGATCGATGAAGTGTTTGAGAACCTTCGGTGCAGCCATGAGGGGCTCACTTCCGAGCAGGCGCAGCAGCGGCTGCAGATCTTCGGCCCGAACAAGCTCGAGGAGAAGGAG GAGAGCAAGTTCCTCAAGTTTCTGGGGTTCATGTGGAACCCACTCTCATGGGTCATGGAGGCTGCGGCGATCATGGCCATCGCGTTGGCCAACGGAGGG GGGAAGCCGCCAGATTGGCAAGACTTTGTCGGTATCATCACGCTGCTACTTATAAACTCCACCATCAGTTTCATAGAGGAGAACAATGCCGGAAATGCCGCCGCCGCGCTTATGGCCCGCCTTGCACCAAAAGCCAAG GTTCTCCGTGACGGTCGTTGGACCGAGGAGGAGGCAGCCGTCCTTGTGCCTGGGGACATCATCAGCATCAAACTTGGAGATATCATTCCTGCCGACGCACGCCTCCTAGACGGCGACCCTTTGAAGATTGATCAG TCCGCCCTGACCGGAGAATCACTGCCAGCCACCAAAGGCCTTGGTGACGGCGTCTACTCTGGTTCGACGGTCAAGCAGGGCGAGATCGAGgctgttgtcatagcaactggtgtGCACACTTTCTTTGGAAAGGCCGCACATCTCGTTGACTCCACTAACCAAGTTGGCCATTTCCAGCAG GTGTTAACAGCCATCGGGAACTTTTGTATTTGCTCGATCGCCGTGGGAATGTTCATCGAGATCATTGTCATGTATCCTATCCAGCACAGGGCGTACCGCCCTGGGATCGACAACCTTTTGGTGCTCCTCATTGGAGGCATTCCCATAGCGATGCCCACAGTCTTGTCGGTCACCATGGCGATTGGGTCTCATCGCTTGTCTCAACAG GGAGCTATAACAAAGCGAATGACTGCAATTGAAGAGATGGCCGGCATGGATGTTCTTTGCAGTGATAAAACTGGAACCCTGACTCTAAATAAGCTCAGTGTGGACAAGAACCTAATCGAG GTTTTTGAAAAAGGAGTGACTCAAGACCAGGTAATTCTGATGGCTGCTAGAGCATCCCGGATAGAAAATCAAGATGCCATTGATACAGCAATAGTTGGGATGCTAGGCGATCCAAAAGAG GCGCGTGCTGGTATTCAAGAGGTTCATTTTCTGCCGTTCAATCCTACCGACAAAAGAACTGCCTTGACATACATCGATGGTGATGGAAAGATGTGTCGTGTTAGCAAAGGTGCACCAGAGCAG ATTCTCAACCTGGCCCACAACAAGTCAGAGATCGCACAAAAAGTCCACACTGTCATCGACAAGTTCGCGGAACGTGGACTTCGGTCACTTGGTGTAGCATATCAG GACGTGCCAGACGGGAGGAAAGAGAGCCCGGGTAGCCCGtggcattttgttgctctcttgccACTCTTTGATCCACCGAGGCACGACAGCGCAGAAACAATTCAAAGGGCACTTAACCTTGGTGTGAATGTGAAGATGATCACAG GCGACCAGCTCGCGATTGGGAAGGAAACAGGGCGTCGTCTAGGAATGGGTACAAACATGTACCCTTCATCTGCTTTGCTGGGGCAGAACAAGGATGAGTCTATTGCTGATTTACCAGTCGATGATCTAATTGAGAAAGCCGATGGTTTTGCTGGCGTATTCCCAGGTATGTGCTGTAATCAGTTAGAAGAAAATAAAATCAAAGAAATGAAAAAGGGACATAACAATAATATGGTAACATTTTTTCTTTGCTCAGAACACAAATATGAGATTGTGAAACGCCTACAAGCACGGAAGCACATTTGTGGAATGACTGGCGATGGCGTAAACGATGCACCAGCCCTAAAGAAAGCTGATATTGGTATAGCGGTTGCCGATGCGACAGATGCAGCGAGGAGTGCTTCTGATATCGTACTCACCGAACCTGGTCTAAGTGTGATCATTAGTGCCGTCCTTACCAGTCGAGCGATTTTCCAGCGGATGAAGAACTACACT ATCTATGCGGTCTCAATTACAATACGTATTGTG CTTGGATTTATGCTACTTGCCCTCATATGGGAATTTGATTTCCCGCCATTTATGGTCCTGATCATAGCAATTCTGAATGATG GTACCATAATGACAATATCCAAGGATCGAGTAAAGCCTTCTCCACTACCTGACAGCTGGAAGTTGGCTGAAATTTTCACAACAGGGGTGGTTCTTGGCGGATACTTGGCAATGATGACTGTCATTTTCTTCTGGGCTGCATACAAGACTAACTTTTTCCCT AGGGTCTTCCATGTAAAAAGCCTTGAGAAGACCACTCAAGATGACTTCAAAATGCTTGCCTCTGCTGTATACCTTCAAGTCAGCACCATCAGCCAAGCTCTCATCTTCGTTACAAGGTCTCGAAGCTGGTCGTTCGTCGAGCGCCCCGGCTTTCTCCTGGTCTTCGCTTTCTTCGTCGCACAGCTG ATAGCTACACTGATCGCTGTATACGCTGACTGGGGATTCACTTCGATCAAAGGCATCGGATGGGGCTGGGCTGGCATCGTGTGGCTCTACAACATCGTCTTCTACTTCCCGCTTGACATCATCAAGTTCTTCATCCGATATGCTCTGAGCGGCAAAGCATGGGATCTTGTCATTGACCAAAGA ATCGCGTTTACAAGGAAGAAGCACTTTGGCAAGGAAGAGAGGGAGCTCAAGTGGGCCCATGCACAAAGGACGCTCCATGGGCTGCAGCCACCGGATGCCAAGCTGTTCCCTGAGAAGGCGGCCTACAACGAGCTCAGTCAGATGGCCGAGGAGGCGAAACGGAGGGCCGAGATTGCAAG GCTCAGGGAGCTCCACACTCTCAAGGGGCATGTGGAGTCAGTTGTGAAGCTGAAGGGCCTCGACATCGGCACCATTCAGCAATCTTACACCGTGTGA
- the LOC119287032 gene encoding plasma membrane ATPase 1-like isoform X2, with protein MAMASRQEGSLDAVLKEAVDLEHIPIDEVFENLRCSHEGLTSEQAQQRLQIFGPNKLEEKEESKFLKFLGFMWNPLSWVMEAAAIMAIALANGGGKPPDWQDFVGIITLLLINSTISFIEENNAGNAAAALMARLAPKAKVLRDGRWTEEEAAVLVPGDIISIKLGDIIPADARLLDGDPLKIDQSALTGESLPATKGLGDGVYSGSTVKQGEIEAVVIATGVHTFFGKAAHLVDSTNQVGHFQQVLTAIGNFCICSIAVGMFIEIIVMYPIQHRAYRPGIDNLLVLLIGGIPIAMPTVLSVTMAIGSHRLSQQGAITKRMTAIEEMAGMDVLCSDKTGTLTLNKLSVDKNLIEVFEKGVTQDQVILMAARASRIENQDAIDTAIVGMLGDPKEARAGIQEVHFLPFNPTDKRTALTYIDGDGKMCRVSKGAPEQILNLAHNKSEIAQKVHTVIDKFAERGLRSLGVAYQDVPDGRKESPGSPWHFVALLPLFDPPRHDSAETIQRALNLGVNVKMITGDQLAIGKETGRRLGMGTNMYPSSALLGQNKDESIADLPVDDLIEKADGFAGVFPEHKYEIVKRLQARKHICGMTGDGVNDAPALKKADIGIAVADATDAARSASDIVLTEPGLSVIISAVLTSRAIFQRMKNYTIYAVSITIRIVLGFMLLALIWEFDFPPFMVLIIAILNDGTIMTISKDRVKPSPLPDSWKLAEIFTTGVVLGGYLAMMTVIFFWAAYKTNFFPRVFHVKSLEKTTQDDFKMLASAVYLQVSTISQALIFVTRSRSWSFVERPGFLLVFAFFVAQLIATLIAVYADWGFTSIKGIGWGWAGIVWLYNIVFYFPLDIIKFFIRYALSGKAWDLVIDQRIAFTRKKHFGKEERELKWAHAQRTLHGLQPPDAKLFPEKAAYNELSQMAEEAKRRAEIARLRELHTLKGHVESVVKLKGLDIGTIQQSYTV; from the exons ATGGCCATGGCCAGCAGGCAGGAGGGGAGCCTCGACGCCGTGCTCAAGGAGGCCGTCGACCTG GAGCACATCCCGATCGATGAAGTGTTTGAGAACCTTCGGTGCAGCCATGAGGGGCTCACTTCCGAGCAGGCGCAGCAGCGGCTGCAGATCTTCGGCCCGAACAAGCTCGAGGAGAAGGAG GAGAGCAAGTTCCTCAAGTTTCTGGGGTTCATGTGGAACCCACTCTCATGGGTCATGGAGGCTGCGGCGATCATGGCCATCGCGTTGGCCAACGGAGGG GGGAAGCCGCCAGATTGGCAAGACTTTGTCGGTATCATCACGCTGCTACTTATAAACTCCACCATCAGTTTCATAGAGGAGAACAATGCCGGAAATGCCGCCGCCGCGCTTATGGCCCGCCTTGCACCAAAAGCCAAG GTTCTCCGTGACGGTCGTTGGACCGAGGAGGAGGCAGCCGTCCTTGTGCCTGGGGACATCATCAGCATCAAACTTGGAGATATCATTCCTGCCGACGCACGCCTCCTAGACGGCGACCCTTTGAAGATTGATCAG TCCGCCCTGACCGGAGAATCACTGCCAGCCACCAAAGGCCTTGGTGACGGCGTCTACTCTGGTTCGACGGTCAAGCAGGGCGAGATCGAGgctgttgtcatagcaactggtgtGCACACTTTCTTTGGAAAGGCCGCACATCTCGTTGACTCCACTAACCAAGTTGGCCATTTCCAGCAG GTGTTAACAGCCATCGGGAACTTTTGTATTTGCTCGATCGCCGTGGGAATGTTCATCGAGATCATTGTCATGTATCCTATCCAGCACAGGGCGTACCGCCCTGGGATCGACAACCTTTTGGTGCTCCTCATTGGAGGCATTCCCATAGCGATGCCCACAGTCTTGTCGGTCACCATGGCGATTGGGTCTCATCGCTTGTCTCAACAG GGAGCTATAACAAAGCGAATGACTGCAATTGAAGAGATGGCCGGCATGGATGTTCTTTGCAGTGATAAAACTGGAACCCTGACTCTAAATAAGCTCAGTGTGGACAAGAACCTAATCGAG GTTTTTGAAAAAGGAGTGACTCAAGACCAGGTAATTCTGATGGCTGCTAGAGCATCCCGGATAGAAAATCAAGATGCCATTGATACAGCAATAGTTGGGATGCTAGGCGATCCAAAAGAG GCGCGTGCTGGTATTCAAGAGGTTCATTTTCTGCCGTTCAATCCTACCGACAAAAGAACTGCCTTGACATACATCGATGGTGATGGAAAGATGTGTCGTGTTAGCAAAGGTGCACCAGAGCAG ATTCTCAACCTGGCCCACAACAAGTCAGAGATCGCACAAAAAGTCCACACTGTCATCGACAAGTTCGCGGAACGTGGACTTCGGTCACTTGGTGTAGCATATCAG GACGTGCCAGACGGGAGGAAAGAGAGCCCGGGTAGCCCGtggcattttgttgctctcttgccACTCTTTGATCCACCGAGGCACGACAGCGCAGAAACAATTCAAAGGGCACTTAACCTTGGTGTGAATGTGAAGATGATCACAG GCGACCAGCTCGCGATTGGGAAGGAAACAGGGCGTCGTCTAGGAATGGGTACAAACATGTACCCTTCATCTGCTTTGCTGGGGCAGAACAAGGATGAGTCTATTGCTGATTTACCAGTCGATGATCTAATTGAGAAAGCCGATGGTTTTGCTGGCGTATTCCCAG AACACAAATATGAGATTGTGAAACGCCTACAAGCACGGAAGCACATTTGTGGAATGACTGGCGATGGCGTAAACGATGCACCAGCCCTAAAGAAAGCTGATATTGGTATAGCGGTTGCCGATGCGACAGATGCAGCGAGGAGTGCTTCTGATATCGTACTCACCGAACCTGGTCTAAGTGTGATCATTAGTGCCGTCCTTACCAGTCGAGCGATTTTCCAGCGGATGAAGAACTACACT ATCTATGCGGTCTCAATTACAATACGTATTGTG CTTGGATTTATGCTACTTGCCCTCATATGGGAATTTGATTTCCCGCCATTTATGGTCCTGATCATAGCAATTCTGAATGATG GTACCATAATGACAATATCCAAGGATCGAGTAAAGCCTTCTCCACTACCTGACAGCTGGAAGTTGGCTGAAATTTTCACAACAGGGGTGGTTCTTGGCGGATACTTGGCAATGATGACTGTCATTTTCTTCTGGGCTGCATACAAGACTAACTTTTTCCCT AGGGTCTTCCATGTAAAAAGCCTTGAGAAGACCACTCAAGATGACTTCAAAATGCTTGCCTCTGCTGTATACCTTCAAGTCAGCACCATCAGCCAAGCTCTCATCTTCGTTACAAGGTCTCGAAGCTGGTCGTTCGTCGAGCGCCCCGGCTTTCTCCTGGTCTTCGCTTTCTTCGTCGCACAGCTG ATAGCTACACTGATCGCTGTATACGCTGACTGGGGATTCACTTCGATCAAAGGCATCGGATGGGGCTGGGCTGGCATCGTGTGGCTCTACAACATCGTCTTCTACTTCCCGCTTGACATCATCAAGTTCTTCATCCGATATGCTCTGAGCGGCAAAGCATGGGATCTTGTCATTGACCAAAGA ATCGCGTTTACAAGGAAGAAGCACTTTGGCAAGGAAGAGAGGGAGCTCAAGTGGGCCCATGCACAAAGGACGCTCCATGGGCTGCAGCCACCGGATGCCAAGCTGTTCCCTGAGAAGGCGGCCTACAACGAGCTCAGTCAGATGGCCGAGGAGGCGAAACGGAGGGCCGAGATTGCAAG GCTCAGGGAGCTCCACACTCTCAAGGGGCATGTGGAGTCAGTTGTGAAGCTGAAGGGCCTCGACATCGGCACCATTCAGCAATCTTACACCGTGTGA